In the Cydia amplana chromosome 14, ilCydAmpl1.1, whole genome shotgun sequence genome, one interval contains:
- the LOC134654354 gene encoding uncharacterized protein LOC134654354 yields MSKENLHEDYADANEEAQVCRVGVRVPPFNADEPALWFAQIEAQFHLSKITLDDTKFYYVAGQLEARYAMEVKDVITNPPATEKYPKIKAELIKRLSASQEKRTRQLLVQEELGDRSPSQFLRHLQNLAGAAATSDLLRTIWCDRLPHNVQTILASQSEQPLEQLADLADKVYELAPPTPRAPQVATTSGAATTYAPAHPISHAPASPTDALTQQVNELTRQVALLTTKYRRGRTHSRSRSSSRPRRHSHSRPRMPQPPSNHPHCFYHYNFGKKAHKCSKPCSFDSENSPGGRK; encoded by the coding sequence ATGTCGAAAGAAAATCTCCATGAAGATTATGCCGACGCAAACGAGGAGGCGCAGGTATGTAGGGTTGGCGTCCGCGTGCCTCCATTTAACGCGGACGAGCCCGCCCTGTGGTTCGCCCAGATCGAAGCTCAGTTTCACTTATCGAAAATCACACTTGACGATACCAAATTTTATTACGTAGCTGGGCAATTAGAGGCGCGCTATGCAATGGAGGTAAAGGATGTGATTACTAACCCTCCCGCTACCGAGAAATATCCCAAAATAAAGGCCGAATTAATAAAACGTCTGTCCGCGTCGCAAGAGAAACGGACGCGGCAGCTGCTCGTTCAAGAGGAGCTGGGCGACCGCAGCCCGTCCCAGTTTCTGCGCCACTTACAAAACCTGGCCGGCGCCGCTGCAACTTCGGACCTCCTACGGACAATTTGGTGCGACCGTTTACCGCACAATGTTCAGACCATACTTGCGTCGCAGTCTGAGCAGCCTTTAGAACAGCTCGCCGATCTAGCAGATAAGGTTTATGAGCTAGCTCCTCCAACACCCCGTGCTCCGCAAGTGGCGACTACTTCTGGTGCTGCTACCACCTACGCACCAGCGCATCCTATCTCCCACGCGCCCGCTTCGCCTACCGACGCCTTGACGCAGCAAGTCAACGAGCTTACAAGGCAAGTCGCTTTATTAACGACTAAATACAGAAGAGGACGTACGCACTCGCGCTCGCGCTCGTCGTCAAGGCCACGAAGGCACAGCCACTCTCGACCTAGGATGCCGCAGCCGCCGTCTAACCATCCGCACTGTTTTTATCACTACAACTTTGGGAAAAAAGCACATAAATGTAGTAAGCCCTGCAGTTTCGACTCGGAAAACTCCCCGGGCGGTCGGAAGTAG
- the LOC134654199 gene encoding NAD kinase-like isoform X4: MAEKSVKIEDKTSIKSVLKADNKIKQKRPATSKEAEEEDERRTRSLNAPSPIHQFGPCGRIMKNSAMVMQIQDPASQRLTWYKQPLTVLVIKKVHDATILTPFVQLVHWLVHDKSMVVYVEAAVLDDVLLAEYGDFTSVREKLMTFRAGQDDLTDKIDFIICLGGDGTLLHASSLFQQSVPPVMAFHLGSLGFLTPFEFNNFQEQVMNVLEGHAALTLRSRLQCVVLRASKKDEEGRKCILVLNEVVVDRGPSPYLSNIDLFLDNKHITSVQGDGLIVSTPTGSTAYAVAAGASMIHPSVPAIMVTPICPHSLSFRPIVVPAGVELKIALSPDARNAMWVSFDGRNRQALQHGDSLYVTTSVYPVPSICAQDQISDWFDSLAECLHWNVRKKQKQMDELSDMTYSSSDNLEELENSERPADT, encoded by the exons GAGGACAAGGTCTCTGAATGCGCCGTCTCCCATCCACCAGTTCGGACCATGCGGCAGAATAATGAAGAACTCGGCCATGGTTAT gcAAATCCAAGACCCGGCGTCGCAGCGGCTGACGTGGTACAAACAGCCGCTGACGGTGCTGGTCATCAAGAAGGTGCACGATGCTACCATCCTCACGCCGTTCGTACAGCTCGTTCATTGGCTCGTTCAT GACAAAAGCATGGTGGTGTACGTAGAAGCAGCCGTTCTGGACGACGTGCTGCTGGCAGAATACGGAGACTTCACATCGGTGCGGGAAAAGCTGATGACGTTCAGAGCGGGGCAAGATGATCTCACGGATAAGATTGACTTCATCATCTGTTTGGGGGGCGATGGGACCCTGTTACATGCCAGTTCGCTGTTCCAG CAATCGGTGCCGCCCGTGATGGCGTTCCACTTGGGCTCACTCGGTTTCCTTACGCCCTTCGAGTTCAACAACTTCCAGGAGCAAGTCATGAATGTTTTAGAAG GTCACGCGGCGTTAACGCTCCGATCGCGCCTACAATGCGTGGTGCTCCGCGCGAGCAAGAAGGACGAGGAGGGGCGCAAGTGCATCCTGGTGCTGAACGAGGTGGTGGTGGACCGCGGCCCGTCGCCCTACCTCTCCAACATCGACCTGTTCCTCGACAACAAGCACATCACCTCCGTGCAGGGCGACG GTTTAATAGTATCAACACCGACGGGCAGCACAGCGTACGCGGTGGCGGCCGGCGCTAGCATGATCCACCCGTCCGTGCCCGCCATTATGGTGACGCCCATATGTCCGCACTCGCTCTCTTTCCGGCCCATAGTCGTACCCGCGGGGGTCGAGCTCAAG ATCGCGCTATCGCCCGACGCGCGCAACGCGATGTGGGTGTCGTTCGACGGGCGCAACCGACAAGCGTTGCAGCACGGCGATAG CCTCTACGTAACCACCTCCGTGTACCCGGTGCCCTCCATATGCGCGCAAGACCAGATATCTGACTGGTTCGACTCACTCGCCGAGTGCCTGCACTGGAATGTTCGCAAGAAACAGAAGCAGATGGACGAACTTAGCGACATGACTTACTCCTCCAGTGATAACCTTGAGGAGTTGGAGAATAGCGAGAGGCCAGCGGACACGTGA
- the LOC134654199 gene encoding NAD kinase-like isoform X5: protein MDEFNERQLLRRQFSHESGKTALTRAKEEYNRGRTRSLNAPSPIHQFGPCGRIMKNSAMVMQIQDPASQRLTWYKQPLTVLVIKKVHDATILTPFVQLVHWLVHDKSMVVYVEAAVLDDVLLAEYGDFTSVREKLMTFRAGQDDLTDKIDFIICLGGDGTLLHASSLFQQSVPPVMAFHLGSLGFLTPFEFNNFQEQVMNVLEGHAALTLRSRLQCVVLRASKKDEEGRKCILVLNEVVVDRGPSPYLSNIDLFLDNKHITSVQGDGLIVSTPTGSTAYAVAAGASMIHPSVPAIMVTPICPHSLSFRPIVVPAGVELKIALSPDARNAMWVSFDGRNRQALQHGDSLYVTTSVYPVPSICAQDQISDWFDSLAECLHWNVRKKQKQMDELSDMTYSSSDNLEELENSERPADT, encoded by the exons atggATGAGTTTAACGAAAGGCAATTGTTGCGAAGGCAGTTCTCCCATGAGTCCGGTAAGACGGCGCTAACTAGAGCTAAGGAAGAATATAACAGAGg GAGGACAAGGTCTCTGAATGCGCCGTCTCCCATCCACCAGTTCGGACCATGCGGCAGAATAATGAAGAACTCGGCCATGGTTAT gcAAATCCAAGACCCGGCGTCGCAGCGGCTGACGTGGTACAAACAGCCGCTGACGGTGCTGGTCATCAAGAAGGTGCACGATGCTACCATCCTCACGCCGTTCGTACAGCTCGTTCATTGGCTCGTTCAT GACAAAAGCATGGTGGTGTACGTAGAAGCAGCCGTTCTGGACGACGTGCTGCTGGCAGAATACGGAGACTTCACATCGGTGCGGGAAAAGCTGATGACGTTCAGAGCGGGGCAAGATGATCTCACGGATAAGATTGACTTCATCATCTGTTTGGGGGGCGATGGGACCCTGTTACATGCCAGTTCGCTGTTCCAG CAATCGGTGCCGCCCGTGATGGCGTTCCACTTGGGCTCACTCGGTTTCCTTACGCCCTTCGAGTTCAACAACTTCCAGGAGCAAGTCATGAATGTTTTAGAAG GTCACGCGGCGTTAACGCTCCGATCGCGCCTACAATGCGTGGTGCTCCGCGCGAGCAAGAAGGACGAGGAGGGGCGCAAGTGCATCCTGGTGCTGAACGAGGTGGTGGTGGACCGCGGCCCGTCGCCCTACCTCTCCAACATCGACCTGTTCCTCGACAACAAGCACATCACCTCCGTGCAGGGCGACG GTTTAATAGTATCAACACCGACGGGCAGCACAGCGTACGCGGTGGCGGCCGGCGCTAGCATGATCCACCCGTCCGTGCCCGCCATTATGGTGACGCCCATATGTCCGCACTCGCTCTCTTTCCGGCCCATAGTCGTACCCGCGGGGGTCGAGCTCAAG ATCGCGCTATCGCCCGACGCGCGCAACGCGATGTGGGTGTCGTTCGACGGGCGCAACCGACAAGCGTTGCAGCACGGCGATAG CCTCTACGTAACCACCTCCGTGTACCCGGTGCCCTCCATATGCGCGCAAGACCAGATATCTGACTGGTTCGACTCACTCGCCGAGTGCCTGCACTGGAATGTTCGCAAGAAACAGAAGCAGATGGACGAACTTAGCGACATGACTTACTCCTCCAGTGATAACCTTGAGGAGTTGGAGAATAGCGAGAGGCCAGCGGACACGTGA
- the LOC134654199 gene encoding NAD kinase-like isoform X7, with protein sequence MKNSAMVMQIQDPASQRLTWYKQPLTVLVIKKVHDATILTPFVQLVHWLVHDKSMVVYVEAAVLDDVLLAEYGDFTSVREKLMTFRAGQDDLTDKIDFIICLGGDGTLLHASSLFQQSVPPVMAFHLGSLGFLTPFEFNNFQEQVMNVLEGHAALTLRSRLQCVVLRASKKDEEGRKCILVLNEVVVDRGPSPYLSNIDLFLDNKHITSVQGDGLIVSTPTGSTAYAVAAGASMIHPSVPAIMVTPICPHSLSFRPIVVPAGVELKIALSPDARNAMWVSFDGRNRQALQHGDSLYVTTSVYPVPSICAQDQISDWFDSLAECLHWNVRKKQKQMDELSDMTYSSSDNLEELENSERPADT encoded by the exons ATGAAGAACTCGGCCATGGTTAT gcAAATCCAAGACCCGGCGTCGCAGCGGCTGACGTGGTACAAACAGCCGCTGACGGTGCTGGTCATCAAGAAGGTGCACGATGCTACCATCCTCACGCCGTTCGTACAGCTCGTTCATTGGCTCGTTCAT GACAAAAGCATGGTGGTGTACGTAGAAGCAGCCGTTCTGGACGACGTGCTGCTGGCAGAATACGGAGACTTCACATCGGTGCGGGAAAAGCTGATGACGTTCAGAGCGGGGCAAGATGATCTCACGGATAAGATTGACTTCATCATCTGTTTGGGGGGCGATGGGACCCTGTTACATGCCAGTTCGCTGTTCCAG CAATCGGTGCCGCCCGTGATGGCGTTCCACTTGGGCTCACTCGGTTTCCTTACGCCCTTCGAGTTCAACAACTTCCAGGAGCAAGTCATGAATGTTTTAGAAG GTCACGCGGCGTTAACGCTCCGATCGCGCCTACAATGCGTGGTGCTCCGCGCGAGCAAGAAGGACGAGGAGGGGCGCAAGTGCATCCTGGTGCTGAACGAGGTGGTGGTGGACCGCGGCCCGTCGCCCTACCTCTCCAACATCGACCTGTTCCTCGACAACAAGCACATCACCTCCGTGCAGGGCGACG GTTTAATAGTATCAACACCGACGGGCAGCACAGCGTACGCGGTGGCGGCCGGCGCTAGCATGATCCACCCGTCCGTGCCCGCCATTATGGTGACGCCCATATGTCCGCACTCGCTCTCTTTCCGGCCCATAGTCGTACCCGCGGGGGTCGAGCTCAAG ATCGCGCTATCGCCCGACGCGCGCAACGCGATGTGGGTGTCGTTCGACGGGCGCAACCGACAAGCGTTGCAGCACGGCGATAG CCTCTACGTAACCACCTCCGTGTACCCGGTGCCCTCCATATGCGCGCAAGACCAGATATCTGACTGGTTCGACTCACTCGCCGAGTGCCTGCACTGGAATGTTCGCAAGAAACAGAAGCAGATGGACGAACTTAGCGACATGACTTACTCCTCCAGTGATAACCTTGAGGAGTTGGAGAATAGCGAGAGGCCAGCGGACACGTGA